A region of Paractinoplanes abujensis DNA encodes the following proteins:
- the rplI gene encoding 50S ribosomal protein L9 encodes MKIILTQEVSGLGTPGDIVEVKNGYGRNYLLPQGFAIQWTKGAEKQVAVIKRARDAREIRDLGQANEVKAQLSGLKVTLTARSGNGGRLFGSITPAEIVDAVKTAGGPVLDRRRLELPGHIKTTGAYNVQVKLHPEVTATFPVNVVAAK; translated from the coding sequence ATGAAGATCATCCTCACTCAGGAGGTGTCGGGTCTCGGCACCCCCGGCGACATCGTCGAGGTCAAGAACGGCTACGGCCGTAACTACCTGCTGCCTCAGGGGTTCGCGATCCAGTGGACCAAGGGCGCCGAGAAGCAGGTCGCGGTCATCAAGCGGGCGCGTGACGCCCGTGAGATCCGTGACCTGGGCCAGGCCAACGAGGTCAAGGCTCAGCTGTCCGGCCTCAAGGTGACGCTGACCGCCCGCTCCGGCAACGGCGGCCGGCTGTTCGGCTCGATCACCCCGGCCGAGATCGTCGACGCGGTCAAGACCGCCGGCGGTCCGGTCCTCGACCGGCGCCGCCTCGAGCTGCCCGGCCACATCAAGACCACGGGCGCGTACAACGTCCAGGTCAAGCTGCACCCCGAGGTGACCGCGACGTTCCCGGTGAACGTCGTCGCCGCCAAGTAA